The Culex quinquefasciatus strain JHB chromosome 2, VPISU_Cqui_1.0_pri_paternal, whole genome shotgun sequence genome contains the following window.
GCGCCAAGACAACAAGAACACGATTAATTGATAAGGGCATAAttagattttatgttttatagttatttatgtatctcaaagctgctgcattgtatcaaaaagtgggcTAAGACGAACTTATAAAAATTTAGAGAGAttttaagaataaaagaatCACGTAAACAAAAGTACAAGTATTTctacaaaatttacattttcttgacaaaaatgcagaataaaaaaaacctaaaaaaaatccttaaaaaatatcacaaaatttttAGATTATCACTTTGGGATTCAATCTGCCGGGAATTTTAATGTtatccaatctaatctaatataatctaaCACAGCcggatgaaagcatgctggaatccaattcgaaaagtttaacataaaaactccaTATTGTCCGAAGTGTGAACCTTTTGATAACACAGaggttcgaaaaaaatatagcaAAATATGTGTTTAAGCTGAGAAAGACGCAATTTAACTTAATCCCACACACATAAGGATACGTGtcaagttttcgcgaaaaaaaaaaactccagatttctagaacaaagtactggattttttttaggtttttcttaAAGAGCACACGATCTTGatcaaaactgcatcaataactaaaAAAAGGCGAAAATAAATTTGGAACATTTATTTGAACAGGCATGATGATCTTTGGTCGTTCCTACTGATCATGCATATAAAGTGTTAACTCAATTTCACTTTCAAATCTACCACTCTTTGGATCGCTATTCTTCTTCTCTCTCACTCTCAGACGTCATTCAGCGCATCAAACCATCTGATTAGAACGGTTTCCCCGCTAAACCTGTTTTAACCTCGTGTCAATCAAATTTTTAGATTCGTCTTTCAACTGATTCCAGACTGCAGTCGGCGGTTGCACTTCAAGCTAGAATGTACACTCTCACTTTTACGATCGTGTTGAGCCATCTTTTGGGCACGATAGGTGCCCTGGAGCCAACGAATAAATTTGAAGGTAATCTAATTTGATTTGTGGAAAATGATCTCAAGAAAAGTGTCATTTTAGCAACCTGGGGCTGCAAACAGTACAACACCAACCACGGGTACGAGCACGGCCATCCGTACTTTGCCACCAGCCGCTTTCGGAACATCCAGGTGACCCGGGAGAACATCACGATGCTACGGCTGGGCGTTCTCGGCAACAACGACGGTCACGTACGGCTCGCGCCGACAGGCTTTCCGTACGACGAAACCGAAATGAACGAAATAGGTAGGTTGCGGGAGAACCGGTTTGTTCGGGTACTCGTCTGCTTTCCAAACAACTGCTTACGTCATTACCCCTTTTTCAGTACTGTCCGGATGGGCCAACACGAAAACCGTCGTTCGTCGGTATTCCCGCACCTCGCCGAGCAATCGCAGCGTTGAACTAAAACTCAAGGAACAGTCCAGCCTGGGGATGCTTTCGAGCTACGAGCCGTTCATGTTCACGATGGCGGTGAACCATACCGATGGGTTTGTTCAGCTGACCCGGGATGGTGATTTGCATCCGTTTTTGGAGTTTCGAGATCCTAAGATATCGACAAACTATATTGGATTCTGCAACTGGGACGTTCCGCTGGTGTTCTTCTACGACTGTCCACTGGAGATTGATCGAAAAGTATGTGAAGGAATTGCGTTTTCTTAAGTAGTTTGTGAATTTTTATGCTTAGAAATTACTAGCCAGCTCgattttttagcatattttttaaggttcaTCAAAATTGGAATTTACCTGATAATTTTAAATACAGTTTAAAGATTACAGCCTCAAAATATCGTTGTAACTGGAATATCATTCTAACTTCATCAACATCACTTCATCTCATTTCAGAACTCATTTTTGCTCTTTTGGAAACGGCTTGAGTACTTGTTTAACTATCGGTAGCATGATGCATCAAATTGTACCAGTGATATCAAAGTGTAGCCTTGAAGaaaacgaattaaaaaaaatatgaaaactaaCTTTATCTTCTTACGTGGTTGACGCCTTCCGCActcttaaattatatttttataaaagaaagggacctttttttataaaattattaaaagaaaGGGACCTtacattgaaataaaatgtattgaaatagATAATGCTATGGTTTCAACTTTTGAAAGACCTATTGTCCATGATGATttcttttgtatggaaaattgtccagaCGGAGAATATTTATATGTTTCCCcccaaaaaaagaaacaaacattAGAAAAGGGCCAATTTGGTTGAGTTATCATGAACTTCTATTGTAAGGAAATACTGAAtctgagataaataaaaaacagcaattttggtcgattttaccAACATGTCACTCATATCAGCCAGCTATCAGTTGTTGTAACTAGAA
Protein-coding sequences here:
- the LOC6047295 gene encoding uncharacterized protein LOC6047295, which translates into the protein MYTLTFTIVLSHLLGTIGALEPTNKFEATWGCKQYNTNHGYEHGHPYFATSRFRNIQVTRENITMLRLGVLGNNDGHVRLAPTGFPYDETEMNEIVLSGWANTKTVVRRYSRTSPSNRSVELKLKEQSSLGMLSSYEPFMFTMAVNHTDGFVQLTRDGDLHPFLEFRDPKISTNYIGFCNWDVPLVFFYDCPLEIDRKVCEGIAFS